A region of the Phycisphaerae bacterium genome:
CTATTGACCATTGATCGGGTAAATAAAGTGTATTGCTTGAACCGATATTGTCATGCATGAGACCCCTAGGCACAGCGGAGGAGTTGGAGCGGCGTCGCCTGCGAGCCATGACGCTGCTGGACAAAGGAATGCCCGGTGTCGAGGTGGCCGAGGTCCTCGGCGTGACCCCGGGGGCCGTGTCCCAGTGGAAAAAG
Encoded here:
- a CDS encoding helix-turn-helix domain-containing protein produces the protein MRPLGTAEELERRRLRAMTLLDKGMPGVEVAEVLGVTPGAVSQWKK